A stretch of the Candidatus Aquicultor sp. genome encodes the following:
- a CDS encoding class I SAM-dependent methyltransferase yields the protein MSNKEPGTGEVLLTLALEPIVAPLYKQYIQSLMLKGNECVLDFGAGSGVAGRYLAPNLLMDGGHLTCADVSDAWTKTAKRRLQHYPNVDFMLGDVIQGTLQGRSFDAIVIHFVLHDIEPQLRAETVRALSQTLADNGAIYIREPMSDTHGIIADEVKSIMARAGLHEISSSISHTRLFGDVFTGMFTKPE from the coding sequence ATGAGCAATAAAGAGCCTGGCACCGGCGAGGTTTTGCTAACTCTTGCCCTCGAGCCTATCGTGGCCCCTTTGTATAAACAATACATACAGAGTCTCATGCTTAAGGGAAATGAGTGTGTGCTTGATTTTGGGGCCGGGTCCGGTGTTGCCGGGCGCTATTTGGCGCCCAACCTTTTGATGGACGGAGGGCACCTTACATGTGCGGATGTATCCGACGCCTGGACGAAGACAGCAAAACGGCGGTTGCAGCATTATCCTAATGTAGACTTCATGCTTGGCGATGTCATACAGGGTACGCTTCAAGGGCGCTCGTTTGATGCGATAGTTATCCATTTTGTCCTACATGACATTGAGCCGCAACTGCGCGCCGAAACAGTACGAGCACTTTCCCAAACGCTTGCAGATAACGGCGCGATCTATATACGTGAACCGATGAGCGATACTCATGGTATAATTGCGGATGAGGTCAAAAGCATTATGGCCCGAGCGGGCTTACATGAAATTTCGTCATCCATAAGCCATACCAGGCTATTTGGCGATGTATTTACCGGCATGTTTACGAAACCGGAGTGA
- a CDS encoding alpha/beta fold hydrolase, giving the protein MTHARHRLFMILVCSIFGISLMAIALWFTLSFVSSALFAKPARAAAKTMSGSYVRIKGNTIHYVKAGQGPPIVLVHGFGAWSFTWRKNIKPLSKHFTVYAIDLLGFGLSDKPKDGPYSVEAQASLVAAFMRKMGLKDVTLIGNSLGGEIALLTASRYPDTVSSLVLIDSTGYRRTPDIPAWAPRPLLRAGLKVLLVNRLRVINTLRLAYYNKRLISGDVVDGYYLPVRTHGVTEALTAMAAQLKIGYAKNEIAGIDKPVLIIWGEHDEIIPLVDAYKFHAALRYSQVMVIKDSGHVPQEETPDTLNRLITEFLAEPAQERRARER; this is encoded by the coding sequence ATGACGCATGCAAGGCACAGGCTCTTTATGATACTGGTTTGCAGTATCTTTGGGATATCTTTGATGGCGATCGCTTTATGGTTTACCCTTTCGTTTGTTTCAAGTGCCCTCTTCGCTAAACCTGCAAGAGCGGCTGCAAAAACGATGAGTGGCTCTTATGTGCGCATCAAAGGCAACACTATTCACTACGTAAAAGCGGGCCAAGGCCCCCCTATTGTGCTCGTGCACGGATTCGGCGCGTGGAGCTTTACCTGGCGTAAGAATATCAAACCTCTGTCAAAGCATTTTACCGTATACGCGATCGACCTTTTAGGCTTTGGTTTAAGTGACAAGCCTAAAGATGGCCCGTACTCAGTAGAAGCCCAAGCAAGCTTGGTGGCCGCATTCATGCGGAAAATGGGTCTGAAAGATGTGACGTTAATCGGCAACTCGCTCGGCGGAGAAATTGCCCTTCTAACCGCCTCGCGCTATCCGGATACCGTATCGTCGTTGGTTTTGATTGACAGCACCGGATACCGGAGAACCCCCGATATTCCTGCCTGGGCGCCCCGACCCCTTCTAAGAGCCGGCTTAAAAGTGCTGCTTGTAAACCGGTTGCGGGTTATAAATACGCTGCGTCTTGCTTATTATAACAAGCGCCTGATAAGCGGGGATGTTGTTGACGGCTACTACCTGCCGGTGAGGACGCACGGCGTCACTGAAGCCTTAACCGCAATGGCCGCGCAGCTAAAAATCGGCTATGCGAAAAACGAAATTGCCGGAATCGATAAACCGGTGCTCATCATCTGGGGAGAACACGATGAGATTATCCCGCTAGTAGACGCCTATAAGTTTCACGCTGCTTTGCGGTATTCGCAGGTGATGGTTATTAAGGATTCAGGCCACGTCCCGCAGGAAGAAACCCCCGATACGTTAAACCGTCTGATCACCGAGTTTCTCGCAGAGCCGGCCCAAGAGCGGCGTGCCCGAGAAAGGTAG
- a CDS encoding deoxyribonuclease IV — protein MLGATVPTIGGLHNAFKYAADWGCECLQIYLTMSRRWDTPRLSEEARLAFLQAWRTSNVKQVISHVPFLVNVASPEPAMWQKSVNRLHAEIQTAVELEVPLLILHPGSARGTSRADGVQRVIEALNTVLADAGTHSPIILIETMAGQGSVLGSTFDELAEILQGIESRSHVGVCFDVAHVFAAGYDISGTGGYEQVTRRFDESVGLDAIGVVHINDSKTKLGSHHDRHAYVGEGEIGLDMFRALLTDRHFVNVPKVLELPGREDGAIKANLAFVRGLAP, from the coding sequence ATGCTCGGAGCAACTGTTCCCACCATAGGTGGCTTGCACAACGCTTTTAAATACGCCGCCGATTGGGGATGCGAGTGCCTGCAGATTTATCTAACTATGTCCCGGCGCTGGGATACACCGCGCCTCTCGGAAGAGGCGCGGTTAGCTTTCTTGCAGGCATGGCGCACAAGCAATGTAAAACAAGTAATCTCGCATGTTCCGTTTTTGGTAAATGTGGCGTCGCCGGAACCTGCGATGTGGCAAAAGTCGGTCAACCGGCTGCACGCCGAGATACAAACAGCGGTGGAACTCGAAGTACCGTTGCTGATATTGCATCCCGGGAGCGCGCGCGGTACGAGCAGGGCCGATGGGGTACAGCGGGTTATCGAGGCGCTGAATACCGTCCTGGCGGATGCCGGTACGCATTCACCGATAATTCTTATTGAGACAATGGCGGGGCAGGGATCGGTCCTTGGTTCTACATTTGATGAGCTCGCCGAGATTCTGCAGGGTATCGAAAGCCGAAGCCACGTGGGCGTATGCTTCGACGTGGCGCACGTTTTTGCTGCCGGGTACGATATCTCGGGGACCGGTGGGTACGAGCAGGTAACGCGCCGTTTCGATGAATCCGTCGGCCTTGATGCGATAGGAGTCGTGCATATAAACGATTCCAAAACGAAGCTTGGTTCGCATCATGACCGCCATGCGTATGTCGGTGAAGGTGAAATCGGGCTTGATATGTTTCGTGCGTTACTGACTGACCGTCATTTCGTAAATGTTCCCAAAGTACTTGAGCTGCCGGGGCGTGAAGACGGCGCCATCAAAGCGAACCTGGCTTTCGTGCGCGGCTTAGCCCCTTAA
- a CDS encoding erythromycin esterase family protein, whose product MDSRLEQFSHSLSTKRDLNPLLERVGGAAAVLIGTASHGASEPLRWRAHITRRLIEEKGFSFVAIEADWPSCYQINRFVKGMPGAHGTARAAIAAFNRWPTWMWANSETLQFIEWLARFNSERPVDTQVGFYGIDLSNLWDSLSSATEYLADSIPDRPHDARHAYECLLPFRDEIDRYPWTTEAVPALCREALSNVLFTLEHLPPSELAGDSEEALSARQNALSAVHAERYYRDTAQESPDSWNVREEHMAHIFFNLLNFYAGKPSGPKGVIWAHDMHAGDVRATDAVDTDRVSLGQIVRGSLSPADTCIVGSGFYQGNVLAAADWNRPLQQMTAPPAIRDSWEALLHDDSMQDRLLLFSQENGSEAARETRDHREIGVIYDPNAEFGNYVPTIIGERYDAFLFIDTVSAVHPLPIEAVAGGPPSTYPSAA is encoded by the coding sequence ATGGATAGTAGACTAGAGCAGTTTTCGCATTCCCTATCAACAAAACGCGACCTCAACCCGTTGCTTGAGCGCGTGGGCGGTGCGGCGGCCGTGTTGATTGGCACAGCGTCTCACGGCGCAAGCGAGCCGCTCCGCTGGCGGGCGCATATTACCAGGCGACTTATCGAAGAGAAGGGATTCTCGTTTGTCGCCATTGAAGCCGATTGGCCGAGTTGCTACCAGATAAACCGCTTCGTTAAGGGTATGCCGGGCGCGCATGGCACAGCACGCGCGGCGATAGCTGCATTTAACCGTTGGCCGACCTGGATGTGGGCGAATAGTGAGACGCTGCAGTTTATTGAATGGCTTGCCCGTTTTAACAGCGAACGTCCGGTAGATACACAAGTCGGCTTCTATGGGATTGATCTCTCCAACTTATGGGACTCGTTAAGTAGCGCAACGGAATACCTGGCGGATAGTATACCGGATAGGCCGCACGATGCACGCCACGCGTACGAGTGCCTCCTGCCATTTAGGGATGAGATCGACCGTTACCCCTGGACGACGGAGGCAGTACCGGCATTGTGCCGTGAAGCGCTTTCAAATGTGCTGTTTACTCTCGAGCACTTACCGCCGTCTGAGTTAGCCGGTGATTCTGAAGAAGCGTTGAGCGCCCGGCAAAATGCACTGAGCGCGGTGCATGCTGAGCGCTATTATAGAGATACGGCGCAAGAAAGTCCGGATTCCTGGAACGTTCGCGAAGAGCACATGGCGCATATATTTTTTAACCTTCTGAACTTTTATGCAGGCAAACCGAGCGGACCGAAGGGTGTTATTTGGGCGCATGATATGCATGCCGGCGACGTGCGGGCAACGGATGCGGTCGATACCGATAGAGTGAGCTTAGGGCAAATTGTACGAGGTAGCCTTTCCCCGGCGGACACATGTATTGTCGGCTCGGGCTTTTATCAGGGCAATGTGCTCGCCGCCGCCGATTGGAATAGGCCCTTGCAGCAGATGACCGCACCGCCGGCGATCAGGGATAGCTGGGAGGCTCTACTTCATGATGACAGCATGCAAGATCGTCTCCTGCTTTTTTCGCAAGAGAACGGCTCTGAGGCTGCACGAGAAACGAGAGACCATCGCGAAATCGGCGTCATCTATGACCCAAACGCCGAATTCGGCAATTACGTGCCCACGATCATTGGCGAGCGGTATGACGCATTTCTGTTTATCGATACCGTCTCGGCCGTTCATCCGCTCCCCATAGAAGCCGTCGCCGGCGGCCCACCGAGCACGTACCCATCGGCTGCCTAG
- a CDS encoding YhbD family protein, which translates to MEQDLISKKELLELAGISYGQLYRWKRKKLIPEDWFIRKATFTGQETFFPHDRILARVDKIKNMKEDLSLDDLADIFSPNLAEIILQKEELVSSGIVSRMILDVFVEQHGSLDVFSFEDILYAYVLEKVLQTGDISTDEGKIILRALEDNYRTFEGRTCELVFVRKLGIATCCLISSPCEIYFEIGARLVTRVNIAAAIEELKIKLT; encoded by the coding sequence ATGGAACAAGATTTAATCTCAAAAAAGGAGCTGCTGGAGCTTGCCGGTATATCGTACGGGCAGCTCTATCGCTGGAAGCGCAAGAAACTTATTCCTGAAGATTGGTTTATCAGAAAAGCCACGTTTACAGGGCAAGAGACGTTCTTCCCGCATGACCGGATATTAGCGCGAGTCGACAAAATCAAGAATATGAAGGAAGATCTATCGCTCGACGATCTGGCGGATATCTTCTCACCTAATCTCGCCGAGATCATACTGCAGAAGGAAGAACTTGTAAGCTCGGGCATTGTCTCACGGATGATACTTGATGTCTTCGTTGAGCAGCACGGCTCACTAGACGTGTTCTCGTTCGAGGATATTCTCTATGCCTATGTGCTTGAAAAGGTGTTGCAGACGGGCGATATCAGTACGGATGAAGGAAAAATCATACTGCGGGCGCTAGAGGACAATTATCGCACGTTTGAGGGCCGAACCTGTGAGCTGGTTTTTGTTCGCAAGCTCGGCATTGCGACATGCTGCCTCATTTCGAGTCCGTGCGAGATATATTTTGAAATCGGCGCACGCTTGGTGACGAGGGTAAACATAGCCGCTGCTATTGAAGAGCTAAAAATTAAGCTAACCTAA
- a CDS encoding ABC transporter permease yields the protein MDTIYILWLRQVKRYFRSRSRIVGALGQPLLFLFALGYGFGAIFQKAGQGNYIQFLVPGIIAMTILFTSMFNGIEVIWDKQFGFLKETLVAPVSRFNIMIGRTIGGATVGVFQGIFVLLVSFIAGFKVNGVPDVLIAIGFMLLLAIVFTALGTAIASVLEDMQGFQLIMNFLIQPLFFLSGALFPLAGLPAALVLITNINPLSYGVDAIRGALVNVSHFGLGVDFLVLGITALVFVVAGGLLFQRVQA from the coding sequence ATGGATACGATCTATATCTTGTGGTTGCGGCAGGTAAAGCGCTATTTCAGGTCGAGGTCGCGAATAGTCGGTGCACTCGGCCAGCCCCTCTTGTTTCTGTTTGCACTCGGCTACGGTTTTGGGGCTATATTTCAGAAGGCGGGTCAAGGCAACTATATCCAATTCCTGGTTCCGGGGATTATCGCGATGACCATCCTGTTCACCTCTATGTTTAACGGCATTGAAGTTATCTGGGACAAGCAATTCGGGTTCTTGAAAGAGACTCTGGTTGCCCCCGTATCCAGGTTCAATATTATGATCGGCCGGACAATCGGCGGCGCAACCGTAGGTGTCTTCCAGGGCATATTTGTGCTTCTCGTATCGTTTATTGCGGGATTTAAGGTGAATGGTGTGCCCGACGTACTAATCGCCATCGGGTTTATGCTTTTGCTGGCGATCGTTTTTACCGCACTCGGCACGGCGATAGCCTCTGTGCTTGAAGACATGCAGGGGTTCCAGCTCATCATGAACTTTCTCATACAGCCCTTGTTCTTCTTATCGGGGGCACTGTTCCCGCTGGCCGGCCTTCCAGCGGCGCTGGTTCTGATCACGAACATCAACCCGCTTTCGTATGGGGTGGATGCCATACGCGGAGCGCTTGTAAACGTATCGCATTTCGGCTTGGGCGTGGATTTCCTGGTACTGGGGATTACCGCACTGGTATTTGTGGTTGCCGGAGGACTCCTCTTCCAAAGAGTGCAAGCATAA
- a CDS encoding ATP-binding cassette domain-containing protein, translated as MSMIEVRNLTKKFGNFVAVDDISFDVEKGEIFAFLGPNGAGKTTTIKMLTTLLTPTSGKILLDGYNPVTEQNEARRSFGIVFQDPSLDGELTAYENMHFHAVLYKMPRDIRESRIMELLQFVQLWERKDDYVKNFSGGMKRRLEIARGLLHHPRVLFLDEPTLGLDPQTRYLIWEHVKNLNEQEQITVFLTTHLMEEAERTANRVAIIDRGKIVAQGTPEELKRQTNTPTLEDAFLAFTGKAIRDEDASGLDHMREARRMWAGRGR; from the coding sequence ATGAGCATGATTGAGGTTAGAAACCTTACCAAGAAATTTGGTAATTTTGTCGCGGTGGACGACATAAGCTTTGATGTTGAGAAAGGTGAAATATTTGCATTCTTGGGGCCGAATGGGGCCGGTAAAACGACGACGATAAAGATGCTGACAACGCTGCTAACACCGACGAGCGGCAAGATATTGCTTGATGGGTATAATCCGGTGACCGAGCAAAACGAAGCACGACGCTCATTCGGTATCGTCTTTCAAGACCCTAGCTTAGACGGGGAGTTAACCGCATATGAGAATATGCATTTTCATGCGGTTCTATATAAGATGCCGCGAGACATTCGCGAATCACGGATTATGGAACTTTTGCAATTCGTGCAGCTCTGGGAGCGAAAGGATGATTACGTAAAGAACTTCTCCGGCGGCATGAAACGGCGCCTTGAGATAGCGCGCGGGCTGTTGCACCATCCGAGGGTACTGTTTCTGGACGAGCCGACGCTCGGGCTCGATCCACAGACGAGATACCTGATTTGGGAGCACGTCAAAAACCTAAACGAGCAAGAGCAAATTACGGTGTTTCTTACAACGCATCTCATGGAAGAAGCCGAGAGAACGGCGAACCGCGTTGCCATTATCGATCGCGGCAAGATCGTAGCCCAGGGAACCCCCGAAGAATTGAAGCGGCAAACCAATACACCCACTCTTGAGGACGCGTTTCTCGCATTTACCGGAAAAGCTATCCGAGACGAAGACGCAAGCGGGCTCGACCATATGCGGGAAGCGCGAAGAATGTGGGCAGGAAGGGGGCGGTAA
- a CDS encoding HlyD family efflux transporter periplasmic adaptor subunit translates to MNVLRIINTRRRLFAAGSLVLVLMISWWLIARGKSDQTQYQTSQVERGMIISSISSSGQISSANDVPISTQATGIVRAVYVKDGDTVEAGQKIMDIKLDADGRKTKAQAWASYLAAKSTVENAVGNQLQAKKDAGSAGNDVSNANQSKLQSLQGIQQAQSQLVAAQATWNKVSNSSATEADKQLKLRSLEAAQTALSLAQQQYDSFDSDNAKTTSQNLLSLQRDAQQAQSALMQAQNAYNQAADATDTTTDALQSKFYALQSAQTALSIAQQKYDDASAGNSSSEQQSKLQLQRAVQQAQAALITAQQDYTDAQDPSVSQADKQSKLYSLEAAQTALTLAQQKYNSTGADIASASYSGPIAKQKVKSSNTALLKAQADLSSALEDYQSTLGTVVAPAGGKISDLMVTKGMVLSSSSGSSGSSNSGSSGGQGQSGGSSVSGSGSSGQTVAHISVSTNPIASVNLTEIDVGKVKVGQKVTLTLDAFSDKTFTGKVLGINRSGSVSSGVTNYPVSILFDTLQESILPNMAVSANIITQTKDNVLMVPVAAVKTVNGQSTLQILKNGQPQTLSVETGISSDSQIEIISGVTEGENVVTSIISPATQAASTSGGSSSSPFSGGFGGGNRGGGMGGAMGGAMRGRGGSGGD, encoded by the coding sequence ATGAACGTTTTACGCATTATCAACACACGAAGGCGGTTGTTCGCGGCCGGCTCACTTGTCCTGGTACTTATGATCAGTTGGTGGCTGATAGCACGTGGGAAAAGCGACCAAACCCAATATCAAACCTCTCAGGTCGAACGGGGAATGATTATCTCCTCAATCAGTTCATCAGGGCAGATATCGTCTGCCAACGACGTACCGATCAGCACGCAGGCTACCGGCATTGTAAGGGCCGTCTACGTAAAGGATGGCGATACGGTAGAGGCCGGCCAAAAGATCATGGATATCAAGCTCGATGCTGACGGGCGAAAGACAAAAGCCCAAGCATGGGCTTCATATCTGGCAGCAAAAAGTACGGTGGAAAATGCAGTCGGCAATCAGCTTCAAGCTAAGAAAGACGCGGGGAGCGCCGGCAACGATGTGAGCAACGCAAATCAATCAAAGCTCCAATCGCTGCAAGGCATCCAGCAAGCGCAGTCACAGCTGGTTGCAGCACAAGCCACCTGGAACAAAGTGAGCAATTCTTCGGCGACTGAAGCCGATAAACAGCTGAAACTGCGAAGCTTAGAAGCTGCCCAAACAGCGCTGTCGCTCGCCCAGCAACAGTACGACTCCTTTGATTCCGACAACGCAAAAACCACGAGCCAGAATCTGTTGTCGCTACAGCGCGACGCGCAGCAAGCCCAATCCGCGCTCATGCAAGCGCAAAACGCATATAATCAGGCAGCCGACGCCACCGACACGACCACAGATGCGTTGCAGTCAAAGTTCTATGCACTCCAATCAGCCCAAACGGCATTATCAATCGCTCAGCAGAAGTATGACGACGCAAGCGCGGGCAACAGTTCGAGCGAACAGCAATCAAAACTTCAGCTGCAACGGGCTGTACAGCAGGCTCAGGCGGCGCTCATCACCGCACAACAAGACTATACCGATGCGCAAGACCCGTCGGTGAGCCAGGCTGACAAACAATCCAAACTCTACAGCCTTGAGGCCGCCCAAACGGCGCTCACGCTCGCCCAGCAGAAATATAACAGCACAGGTGCCGATATAGCATCTGCATCATATAGCGGTCCTATTGCGAAACAAAAGGTAAAAAGCAGCAACACTGCGTTGCTCAAGGCGCAAGCGGATCTCAGCTCGGCTTTGGAAGATTATCAATCCACGCTGGGCACTGTCGTTGCCCCGGCCGGTGGCAAAATCAGCGATCTCATGGTTACGAAGGGCATGGTGCTCTCATCAAGCAGTGGCAGTAGCGGTTCTTCAAACAGCGGCTCGTCCGGTGGACAAGGACAATCGGGCGGCAGCAGTGTGAGCGGCTCGGGCTCAAGCGGCCAAACAGTCGCACATATTTCGGTAAGCACTAATCCGATAGCATCGGTAAACCTGACCGAGATAGATGTCGGCAAAGTAAAAGTGGGTCAGAAGGTCACACTCACGCTCGACGCCTTCTCCGATAAAACATTTACCGGCAAAGTGCTCGGCATCAACCGCAGCGGCTCGGTCAGTTCCGGCGTTACCAATTATCCCGTATCAATTCTCTTCGATACGCTTCAGGAAAGTATTCTGCCCAACATGGCGGTCAGCGCAAATATCATTACCCAGACCAAAGACAACGTACTGATGGTTCCGGTTGCTGCGGTAAAAACAGTAAACGGCCAGTCAACGCTGCAGATACTTAAGAACGGTCAACCGCAAACGCTATCAGTAGAGACCGGCATTTCATCGGATTCGCAGATAGAAATAATTTCAGGGGTCACCGAGGGCGAGAACGTTGTTACCAGCATAATCAGCCCCGCAACACAAGCGGCAAGCACCTCGGGCGGCTCATCGTCTTCACCGTTTAGCGGTGGTTTCGGTGGCGGTAACAGAGGTGGCGGTATGGGCGGTGCCATGGGTGGCGCTATGCGTGGAAGAGGAGGTAGTGGTGGGGACTAG